A section of the Lutra lutra chromosome 3, mLutLut1.2, whole genome shotgun sequence genome encodes:
- the SLITRK5 gene encoding SLIT and NTRK-like protein 5 — protein MHTCCPPVTLEQDLHRKMHSWMLQTLAFALTSLVLSCAETIDYYGEICDNACPCEEKDGILTVSCENRGIISLSEISPPRFPIYHLLLSGNLLNRLYPNEFVNYTGASILHLGSNVIQDIETGAFHGLRGLRRLHLNNNKLELLRDDTFLGLESLEYLQVDYNYISVIEPNAFGKLHLLQVLILNDNLLSSLPNNLFRFVPLTHLDLRGNRLKLLPYVGLLQHMDKVVELQLEENPWNCSCELISLKDWLDSISYSALVGDVVCETPFRLHGRDLDEVSKQELCPRKLISDYEMRPQTPLSTTGYLHTTPASVNSVATSSSAVYKPPLKPPKGTRQPNKPRVRPTSRQPSKDLGYGNYGPSIAYQTKSPVPLECPTACTCNLQISDLGLNVNCQERKIESIAELQPKPYNPKKMYLTENYIAVVRRSDFLEATGLDLLHLGNNRISMIQDRAFGDLTNLRRLYLNGNRIERLSPELFYGLQSLQYLFLQYNLIREIQSGTFDPVPNLQLLFLNNNLLQTMPSGVFSGLTLLRLNLRSNHFTSLPVSGVLDQLKSLIQIDLHDNPWDCTCDVVGMKLWVEQLKVGVLVDEVICKAPKKFAETDMRSIKSELLCPDYSDVVVSTPTPSSIQVPARTSAVTPAVRLNSTGAPAGLGAGGGASSVPLSVLILSLLLVFIMSVFVAAGLFVLVMKRRKKNQSDHTSTNNSDVSSFNMQYSVYSGGGGAGGHPHAHVHHRGPALPKVKTPAGHVYEYIPHPLGHMCKNPIYRSREGNSVEDYKDLHELKVTYSSNHHLQQQPPPPPPPPPQPQQQPPPQLQLQQGEEERRESHHLRSPAYSVSTIEPREDLLSPVQDADRFYRGILEPDKHCSTTPAGNSLPEYPKFPCSPAAYTFSPNYDLRRPHQYLHPGAGDSRLREPVLYSPPSAVFVEPNRNEYLELKAKLNVEPDYLEVLEKQTTFSQF, from the coding sequence ATGCACACTTGCTGCCCCCCAGTAACTTTGGAACAGGACCTTCACAGAAAAATGCATAGCTGGATGCTGCAGACTCTAGCGTTTGCTCTAACATCTCTCGTCCTTTCGTGTGCAGAAACCATCGATTATTATGGGGAAATCTGTGACAATGCATGTCCTTGTGAGGAAAAGGACGGCATTTTAACTGTGAGCTGTGAAAACCGGGGTATCATCAGCCTCTCTGAAATTAGCCCTCCCCGTTTCCCAATCTACCACCTCTTGTTGTCTGGAAACCTTCTGAACCGTCTTTATCCCAATGAGTTTGTCAATTACACTGGGGCTTCAATTTTGCATCTGGGTAGCAACGTGATCCAGGACATTGAGACTGGGGCTTTCCATGGGCTGCGGGGTTTAAGGAGATTGCATCTGAACAATAATAAACTGGAACTTCTGCGTGATGATACCTTCCTTGGCCTGGAGAGCCTGGAGTACCTACAGGTCGATTACAATTACATCAGTGTCATTGAACCCAATGCTTTTGGGAAACTGCATTTATTGCAGGTGCTTATCCTCAATGACAATCTCCTGTCCAGTTTACCCAACAACCTTTTCCGTTTTGTGCCCTTAACGCACTTGGACCTGCGAGGGAACCGGCTGAAACTTCTGCCCTATGTGGGGCTGTTGCAGCACATGGATAAAGTTGTGGAATTACAGCTGGAAGAAAACCCCTGGAATTGCTCCTGTGAGTTGATCTCTCTCAAGGATTGGTTGGACAGCATCTCCTACTCTGCCCTAGTGGGGGATGTGGTTTGTGAGACCCCCTTCCGCTTACATGGCAGAGATCTGGATGAGGTGTCCAAGCAGGAACTTTGCCCAAGGAAACTTATTTCAGATTATGAGATGAGGCCACAGACGCCTTTGAGCACCACGGGGTATTTACACACTACCCCAGCCTCGGTGAATTCAGTGGccacttcttcctctgctgtttaCAAACCCCCCTTAAAGCCCCCTAAGGGGACCCGCCAACCCAACAAGCCCAGAGTGCGCCCCACCTCTCGGCAGCCCTCCAAGGACTTGGGCTACGGCAACTATGGCCCCAGCATCGCCTACCAGACCAAATCTCCGGTGCCTTTGGAGTGTCCCACAGCGTGCACTTGCAACCTACAAATCTCGGATCTGGGCCTCAACGTCAACTGCCAGGAGCGCAAAATCGAGAGCATCGCAGAACTGCAGCCCAAGCcctacaaccccaagaaaatGTATCTGACAGAGAATTACATTGCGGTTGTGCGCAGGAGTGACTTCCTGGAGGCCACGGGGCTGGACCTCCTACACCTGGGCAACAACCGCATCTCAATGATCCAGGACCGCGCCTTCGGGGATCTCACCAACCTGAGGCGCCTCTACCTAAATGGCAACAGGATAGAGAGGCTGAGCCCAGAGTTGTtctatggcctgcaaagcctgcAGTATCTCTTCCTCCAGTACAATCTCATACGTGAGATTCAGTCTGGGACTTTCGATCCGGTCCCAAACCTCCAgctgctattcctgaataacaACCTCCTGCAGACCATGCCCTCAGGGGTCTTCTCTGGCCTGACCCTTCTCAGGCTGAACCTAAGGAGTAACCATTTCACCTCCTTGCCCGTGAGTGGAGTTCTGGACCAGCTGAAGTCACTCATCCAAATCGACCTGCATGACAACCCTTGGGATTGTACCTGCGACGTGGTGGGCATGAAGCTGTGGGTCGAGCAGCTCAAAGTGGGTGTCTTGGTGGACGAAGTCATCTGCAAGGCGCCCAAGAAGTTTGCGGAGACGGATATGCGCTCTATTAAGTCGGAGCTGCTGTGCCCAGACTACTCTGACGTGGTGGTTTCCACGCCCACGCCCTCCTCCATCCAAGTCCCAGCGAGGACCAGCGCGGTGACCCCCGCGGTCCGGTTGAACAGCACCGGGGCCCCCGCGGGCTTGGGCGCGGGCGGAGGGGCGTCGTCGGTGCCCTTGTCCGTGTTGATTCTCAGCCTGCTGCTGGTTTTTATCATGTCCGTCTTTGTGGCCGCGGGGCTCTTCGTGCTGGTTATGAAGCGCAGGAAGAAGAACCAGAGCGACCACACCAGCACCAACAATTCCGACGTGAGCTCCTTCAACATGCAGTACAGCGTGtacagcggcggcggcggcgcgggagGCCACCCGCACGCGCACGTGCACCACCGCGGGCCCGCGCTGCCCAAGGTGAAGACGCCCGCGGGCCACGTGTATGAGTACATCCCCCACCCACTGGGCCACATGTGCAAAAACCCCATCTACCGCTCTCGAGAGGGCAACTCCGTGGAGGATTACAAAGACCTGCACGAGCTCAAGGTCACCTACAGCAGCAACCACCACCTGCAGCaacagccgccgccgccgccgccgccgccgccgcagcctcAGCAGCAGCCCCCGCCGCAGTTGCAGctgcagcagggggaggaggagaggcggGAAAGCCACCACTTGCGGAGTCCCGCCTATAGCGTCAGCACCATCGAGCCCCGGGAGGACCTACTGTCGCCGGTGCAGGACGCCGACCGCTTTTACAGGGGCATTTTAGAACCAGACAAACACTGCTCCACCACCCCCGCCGGCAATAGCCTCCCGGAATATCCCAAATTTCCGTGCAGCCCAGCTGCTTACACTTTCTCCCCCAACTATGACCTGAGACGCCCCCATCAGTATTTGCACCCGGGGGCCGGGGACAGCAGGCTGCGGGAACCGGTGCTCTACAGCCCCCCCAGTGCTGTCTTTGTAGAACCCAACCGGAACGAGTATCTGGAgttaaaagcaaaactaaacgtTGAGCCGGACTACCTCGAAGTGCTGGAAAAACAGACCACATTTAGCCAGTTCTAA